The following coding sequences lie in one Xyrauchen texanus isolate HMW12.3.18 chromosome 25, RBS_HiC_50CHRs, whole genome shotgun sequence genomic window:
- the LOC127619113 gene encoding specifically androgen-regulated gene protein — MPKSDTWPGGIAMESVTGMDSAGSRDSMVSINSGFSDDSFGHLSAEEKATLMYLEETIEALEVEDDSGLSSDEPDRSSHDLAGKNINQPSIDHSKPEELLAHEDPNQVMGRDHKPSEKYLVPVPLLLASGNDKLTSRPVESSPKEQPVAILDVPDGFRSHSYHQQTGQAVSEGTASSNVVTAKPSIGLSSDVIDLPPSFIPEPPVRTNLPSDSNSKESSPKSLDVKSQQKPQKASSKIPVGFIPPPSDFTDEPAERSATTHYSPLPTPVFDEPPEWTPELPKTKPKPGVGLDEPAEMSKSQSFEPETSRGPLFHNDLENLRKKASMKKAPHLTPLMVGQHASADKPMTPSTSSEHVPGVPKEYSDPKSPPVVAPKPKKLPSNIILKSHKDTGAAHSLLPQSDRTPLDPQKTRMEALRKLGLLKSEEVVSVPNISSNRLPTFKAKDTPISSNNPSIYMGAPKAEPVQDSRQAESPIPGVVQSQIDMPKLIDAASREGSIKKQPSIPFEVKSASLERSGVGLSSIVIEPTAQAKTSDKTNIERRSGVGRNSIIAEPTLQGTNTDKTNTERQSGVGRHSIAMKPTLHAANPDKTNVELSPGQLRKNQSQPPSAGSAKDFGIGHPADDSNKSLHAASVQPSQPGNNSQKLPRSNGISVLITPHGKNGENRQDALKKLGLLRK; from the exons ATGCCAAAAAGTGACACCTGGCCAGGGGGCATTGCCATGGAATCTGTGACCGGTATGGACAGTGCTGGTAGCCGTGATAGTATGGTCAGCATCAACTCTGGCTTT AGTGATGATAGTTTTGGACACCTTTCCGCTGAGGAGAAAGCAACCCTCATGTACCTAGAAGAGACCATTGAGGCTCTGGAGGTAGAAGATGACAGCGGTTTGTCTAGCGATGAGCCTGATCGCTCATCTCATGACCTGGCAGGAAAAAATATTAATCAACCCTCCATCGACCACAGCAAACCTGAGG AGCTGTTAGCCCATGAGGACCCAAACCAAGTCATGGGAAGAGATCACAAACCATCTGAGAAGTACCTTGTGCCAGTTCCATTACTCCTTGCCAGTGGTAATGACAAACTGACCAGTAGACCTGTTGAATCATCTCCCAAAGAACAACCTGTGGCTATTCTTGATGTACCTGATGGGTTCAGATCACACTCTTACCATCAGCAAACTGGACAGGCAGTTTCAGAAGGAACTGCTTCTTCCAACGTAGTTACAGCTAAACCAAGCATTGGATTATCGAGTGATGTGATTGACTTGCCACCTTCTTTCATACCTGAACCACCAGTTAGAACAAATTTGCCCAGTGACTCAAACTCGAAAGAGAGTTCTCCAAAGAGTTTGGATGTCAAGTCACAACAGAAGCCCCAGAAAGCTTCCTCAAAGATTCCGGTGGGTTTCATTCCACCACCGTCAGACTTCACGGATGAACCAGCAGAGAGGAGCGCCACAACACATTATTCACCACTGCCAACACCCGTTTTCGATGAGCCACCAGAATGGACTCCTGAACTCCCAAAAACAAAGCCAAAACCTGGTGTTGGACTAGATGAGCCTGCTGAGATGAGCAAATCCCAAAGTTTTGAGCCAGAAACCTCAAGAGGACCACTGTTTCACAATGACCTTGAGAATTTGCGCAAGAAGGCCTCCATGAAGAAAGCGCCTCATTTGACACCGTTAATGGTAGGACAACATGCTTCCGCAGATAAACCGATGACACCTTCAACATCTTCAGAACATGTACCTGGAGTGCCAAAAGAGTACAGTGACCCCAAAAGCCCACCAGTTGTGGCTCCCAAACCCAAGAAACTGCCGTCTAATATCattctcaaaagccacaaagatACAGGTGCAGCACACTCTTTATTACCACAGAGTGACCGTACTCCGCTTGATCCACAGAAGACACGAATGGAAGCATTAAGAAAATTAGGCCTGCTGAAGAGTGAGGAAGTCGTTTCCGTGCCCAATATCTCTTCTAATCGATTACCAACATTCAAAGCTAAAGATACCCCAATTTCCTCCAATAACCCAAGCATTTACATGGGAGCACCCAAGGCAGAACCAGTGCAGGACTCTAGACAAGCTGAAAGTCCCATACCAGGAGTGGTGCAGTCACAAATAGACATGCCAAAACTCATAGACGCAGCAAGTAGGGAAGGTTCTATAAAGAAGCAACCATCAATACCCTTTGAGGTCAAATCAGCTTCTCTGGAGCGATCAGGTGTCGGTCTAAGCAGCATTGTCATTGAACCCACCGCACAGGCAAAAACTTCAGACAAGACCAATATTGAGCGGCGATCAGGTGTAGGTCGGAACAGCATCATTGCTGAACCGACCCTACAGGGAACAAATACAGACAAGACCAATACTGAGCGGCAGTCAGGTGTAGGTCGGCACAGCATCGCCATGAAACCAACCTTACATGCAGCAAATCCAGACAAAACCAATGTTGAGCTTTCGCCAGGTCAGTTACGAAAGAACCAAAGTCAACCTCCTTCTGCAGGAAGCGCAAAGGACTTCGGTATTGGCCATCCAGCTGATGATTCAAACAAATCACTTCATGctgcttcagttcagccttcacaGCCAGGTAACAATTCCCAAAAGTTGCCACGCTCCAATGGAATAAGCGTTCTGATTACACCACATGGTAAAAATGGCGAGAACCGACAAGATGCCTTGAAGAAACTGGGATTACTGAGGAAATAA